One window of Atribacter laminatus genomic DNA carries:
- a CDS encoding sugar-binding protein: MKKYVLWCVILVFALSLLFPAISIAANKYVFAWIPKALNNPVFELGRSGALQRAKELTEETEDTVEVLYVASVNSDAAEQVRVVEDVISKGVDGIGVSCNDPTALEDVIDKAIEAGIPVMTWDSDSPESQRFTYLGVSNYDGGKAAADLLVKAMGTAGKVALLTGVPGAFNLEERIRGFKDGVKDYPDIEIVTTVACDDDINKGVQVVEEVMQANPDLNGWFFVGLWPLFAERGSMPLWEAAAKAGTLKTIAFDTLPVELELLKDGYLSGLVGQKYWGWGYDTIQMLYDYIVNNKRYESWTDSGMDIVTIKNVDAMIEAWETQDFTKPLPPAF; this comes from the coding sequence ATGAAGAAATATGTTTTATGGTGTGTGATATTGGTTTTCGCACTTTCCCTGCTTTTCCCAGCTATCAGTATCGCTGCAAACAAATATGTATTTGCTTGGATCCCAAAAGCTCTAAATAATCCAGTGTTTGAACTAGGCCGAAGTGGTGCCTTGCAAAGAGCTAAAGAATTGACTGAAGAAACCGAAGATACAGTGGAAGTGTTGTATGTAGCCTCGGTTAATTCCGATGCTGCCGAACAAGTTCGGGTGGTTGAGGATGTTATCTCTAAAGGAGTAGATGGTATTGGTGTATCTTGCAACGACCCGACTGCCCTCGAAGATGTAATTGATAAAGCTATCGAAGCCGGTATTCCAGTTATGACCTGGGATTCAGATTCCCCTGAAAGCCAACGCTTTACCTATTTAGGGGTTAGTAACTATGATGGTGGAAAGGCAGCGGCTGATCTGTTGGTAAAGGCTATGGGAACGGCAGGAAAAGTTGCATTGCTTACCGGAGTACCAGGAGCTTTCAATTTAGAGGAAAGAATCCGTGGTTTTAAAGATGGGGTAAAAGACTACCCGGATATTGAGATCGTAACCACGGTTGCCTGTGATGATGATATCAATAAAGGAGTTCAGGTAGTTGAGGAAGTTATGCAAGCTAATCCTGATTTGAATGGGTGGTTTTTTGTGGGTCTATGGCCGTTATTTGCTGAGAGAGGCTCTATGCCTCTATGGGAAGCCGCAGCCAAAGCCGGTACTTTAAAGACGATTGCATTTGATACATTGCCAGTTGAATTAGAACTTTTAAAAGATGGCTATCTTTCCGGTCTGGTTGGCCAAAAGTATTGGGGTTGGGGGTATGATACAATTCAAATGCTCTACGATTATATTGTAAATAATAAAAGGTACGAGAGCTGGACTGACTCCGGTATGGATATTGTAACCATCAAGAATGTCGATGCAATGATTGAAGCTTGGGAAACCCAAGACTTTACAAAACCTCTTCCGCCAGCCTTCTAA
- a CDS encoding ABC transporter permease — MPTPKTESDAETTASPQPGIGSKLLNNQLTTIVLILFLMIFLLGLFTRTFLTANNIFNVLRAFSWIAIASFGQSMVIIGGGIDLSSGSTMAFAGIMTAMMLSYGLGVLVSILIGLGFGVFIGFINGILVSRAKLPPFIATLGMLSILRGFCYGLTSGWPIRDLPRGFLFLGQTDLAFYIWKVPLPALIMIFFAIISYIYLSKTKVGYHIYAVGGNEYAASLAGIDAKRVKYVIYSLSGLFAAVGGVLMTSRLGVAAPTAAQGYELDIIAAAVIGGISLNGGEGNVWGALVGAAIMQILRNALVLVGFPAYWQSSAIGAVIIGAVMIDQYRKRRI, encoded by the coding sequence ATGCCAACACCAAAAACCGAATCTGATGCGGAAACTACTGCATCTCCGCAACCGGGAATCGGTAGCAAGCTTTTAAACAATCAACTGACCACAATTGTTCTTATTCTATTTTTAATGATTTTTTTACTAGGTTTGTTTACCCGAACTTTTTTAACTGCCAATAATATTTTCAATGTTCTGAGAGCATTTTCTTGGATTGCAATTGCTTCTTTTGGCCAATCGATGGTTATTATTGGGGGCGGGATCGATCTCTCTTCAGGCTCAACTATGGCTTTTGCCGGTATTATGACTGCTATGATGCTTTCCTATGGTTTAGGAGTTTTGGTTTCTATCCTTATTGGTTTAGGATTCGGAGTATTTATTGGTTTCATAAACGGAATTTTAGTAAGCCGTGCAAAACTTCCACCCTTCATTGCAACGTTAGGCATGTTAAGCATTCTGCGGGGGTTTTGTTATGGATTAACCAGTGGTTGGCCAATCAGAGATCTACCTCGAGGATTTCTTTTTTTGGGCCAAACTGATTTAGCTTTTTATATTTGGAAAGTTCCCCTTCCCGCACTAATCATGATTTTCTTTGCCATTATTTCATATATCTATTTAAGCAAAACCAAGGTTGGATATCACATTTATGCGGTGGGAGGAAATGAATATGCAGCATCGCTGGCCGGTATCGATGCGAAGCGGGTAAAATACGTTATCTATTCATTATCCGGTTTATTTGCTGCAGTTGGTGGGGTTCTTATGACTTCCCGTCTGGGGGTAGCAGCACCAACGGCTGCTCAAGGATATGAGTTAGATATCATTGCTGCAGCAGTTATTGGCGGCATTAGTCTTAATGGTGGAGAGGGAAATGTATGGGGAGCGTTAGTGGGAGCAGCCATTATGCAAATTCTTCGTAACGCATTAGTATTGGTGGGTTTTCCCGCTTATTGGCAATCCTCAGCTATCGGTGCGGTAATTATAGGCGCGGTAATGATCGACCAGTATCGAAAAAGACGAATCTGA
- a CDS encoding ATP-binding cassette domain-containing protein: MNEEKQKDFTPIQNAQPILELKGICKYFGGIHALENVDFDVFPEEIVAIVGDNGAGKSTLIKIIAGVHAPTAGEIYMQGKPVEIASPIQARELGIETVYQELALIETRDVPSNFFLGREPTLGKMGIFIDRKRMVDETVNTLNSLGIKLPSLNTMVRYLSGGQRQSLAIGRIMPWGGKIIIMDEPTAALGVKESRKVLDLVLKLKEKECSVIVISHNMRHVFNVADRIVVLRGGVKVGERIKNQTTPDEIVKLIVGAEML; encoded by the coding sequence ATGAATGAAGAAAAGCAGAAGGATTTTACTCCAATTCAAAATGCTCAACCAATTCTTGAGTTGAAAGGAATTTGCAAATACTTTGGTGGGATTCATGCTCTTGAAAATGTCGATTTTGACGTTTTTCCAGAAGAGATCGTTGCCATTGTTGGTGATAATGGAGCAGGAAAATCAACCTTAATAAAAATTATTGCTGGAGTACATGCTCCAACCGCTGGAGAAATTTATATGCAAGGGAAACCGGTCGAAATAGCCTCTCCAATTCAAGCTCGGGAATTAGGGATTGAAACGGTTTACCAGGAACTGGCATTGATAGAAACTCGTGATGTTCCGTCAAATTTTTTTTTAGGGAGAGAGCCAACTCTTGGGAAAATGGGTATTTTCATCGATAGAAAAAGAATGGTTGATGAAACTGTAAATACCTTAAATTCGTTAGGCATAAAACTTCCATCTCTCAATACGATGGTTAGGTATTTATCCGGCGGACAACGTCAATCATTGGCAATTGGTCGGATCATGCCCTGGGGTGGAAAAATTATTATCATGGATGAGCCGACTGCTGCTTTGGGTGTTAAGGAATCAAGAAAAGTATTAGATTTGGTACTGAAACTAAAGGAAAAAGAATGTTCGGTAATTGTTATTAGCCACAATATGCGTCACGTATTTAATGTTGCCGATCGTATTGTCGTTTTGCGAGGAGGGGTCAAGGTTGGTGAAAGAATAAAAAATCAAACCACTCCCGACGAGATTGTTAAATTAATTGTAGGCGCTGAGATGCTCTAA
- a CDS encoding sugar ABC transporter substrate-binding protein — MKKSVIKGLGVVLLVALFSLLVLGIAFAEENEKLTFGYIAFSRKDIWNNYSILAFEYAAKQKGVETIVLDPEGNLEKAVSSMEDLITKEVDGISVFTMTPELDVTMAEMANAAGIPITFENSLPAENTPEYISCVACQYDDIGYAAGKYINEAYPGSKLFYVMGAPGMGITELYEQGLHKALDEFGKVELVSTQPTDWGAEQAMNVTQNAIQSGLEFDVIFANNEQMATGVINALKDAGLFGKVKVVATGGGPHGLEMVEKGELDATMSAPVSLQGLITFKSLYEFITKGKQPEKFIPLPIIPIYKDNLDEAISWEITDENYERALGYIGGIE, encoded by the coding sequence ATGAAAAAATCTGTTATTAAGGGGCTGGGTGTGGTTTTATTAGTCGCACTCTTCTCACTTCTTGTTCTTGGTATTGCTTTTGCTGAAGAAAATGAAAAGCTGACTTTCGGTTATATTGCTTTTAGTAGGAAAGACATTTGGAATAATTATTCAATTTTGGCTTTTGAATACGCAGCAAAGCAAAAAGGTGTTGAGACCATTGTTCTTGATCCAGAAGGAAATCTAGAAAAAGCTGTTTCTTCAATGGAAGACCTCATAACTAAAGAGGTTGATGGAATATCGGTTTTCACCATGACTCCTGAATTGGATGTTACTATGGCCGAAATGGCAAACGCCGCCGGGATACCAATTACCTTTGAAAACTCACTTCCTGCCGAAAATACCCCCGAATACATTTCCTGTGTAGCCTGCCAATACGATGATATTGGATATGCGGCAGGGAAATATATCAATGAAGCTTATCCAGGAAGTAAATTGTTCTACGTAATGGGGGCACCAGGCATGGGGATTACTGAGCTCTATGAACAAGGGCTTCATAAGGCACTCGATGAGTTTGGTAAGGTTGAACTGGTTTCAACCCAGCCAACCGATTGGGGCGCTGAGCAAGCAATGAATGTTACTCAAAATGCTATACAATCCGGTCTTGAGTTCGACGTTATTTTTGCCAATAACGAACAAATGGCAACTGGTGTTATCAATGCTTTAAAAGATGCCGGTTTATTTGGCAAAGTCAAAGTCGTTGCTACCGGAGGAGGACCCCATGGTCTGGAAATGGTTGAGAAAGGTGAGCTAGATGCAACCATGAGTGCACCAGTCTCGTTGCAAGGCTTGATTACTTTTAAGAGTCTCTATGAATTTATAACCAAAGGAAAGCAACCAGAAAAATTCATCCCCCTTCCAATTATTCCAATCTACAAGGATAATTTAGATGAAGCGATATCTTGGGAAATAACCGATGAAAACTACGAACGGGCTTTAGGTTATATTGGTGGCATTGAATAG